The window CTAACGACATCTTGTATGTCGTAGACAACCGCGGAGAAGACTTACGTTTCCCCATAAGCTCTTCGTCCGGTTTCTCCTCTCCCATGAAAGGAGTCTGCGAAAGCAGGCTCCGGCGTAAAACTCGCGTATAGCCTTGTGCTATGCGCTTTTTTTGTCGTCATTCGTTTTTTCGAAAGCTGTATCCCGTTTTCGGTTATTGGGGATGTTATTCTCATTCGATGCTTTGGGAGCGGGGGGCCTTTCTTATGTTACTTACGGCGATTATGTGGGGAACGTTAATCCTGCCTTGGCTCACCCTTCTTTTCTTACCGAAAGGTGCGCTAAGGCGCTATATGCCGGTTGCTATTTTCACCGCTTTACTGATGACCATTTACGATGAAATCGCGATCGACGCCACGGACTGGATTGTAATAAAACTAAATCTTGTCCCCTGGACGACCTTCGTTCCGTTGATCTACGGCGCCTTCTTCACGAGTACGATATGGATCTTTTCGTTAACTTACGGGCGCTTCCTGGTGTACGCGATCACGAACGTCGTTTGCGATTTCATCTTTTTGTTTGTCCTGAGTCCCGTTTACGAATGGCTGGGATTTTATTCTTTTGCGGAACGCAGCCGTTTCGGAATCTATGTCGACATTGTGTTGGTGTCTTTCGTTATTTACGGCTACCAAATGTGGCAAGAGAAAATCATGAATCCCCATGACGCTCCTCCTAAGCGATCGTCTCTAGATCCCATTACGTTTGGTCTAAGGCGGAAAGCGAGATGAAGAACGGCCGGAATGCCGAAGCGTCTTAACCAGCCCTTTTGGAAGGGACTGGTTTTTTTGTTGCTCTCAGGAACGCATAATTATCCTCGGGCGAGGGGAGGGCCGGCTGCTTGCAAAGGAGATATCATGCGAACATTACCTGACGACGCATTGATCGCGGCATACATTGCAGCCGTAAGTCTTGAACTGGAAGGAGATTTCATCGAGATGCTGCACCGAGAGATCGTTCGAAGAGGGCTCACAGACAGAGTGTATAACATTCGAGATCATTGATTCGATGATAACGTCCGGGGAGTGACCCTTCCCGGTTTGCATTCCAATCTATAGAGCGTCGGTCCCATCCCTTCGCCTCCCTTGGCTCATATCGAGCCAAGGGTTATTTTTGTTCGACGCCGCTCCCTGCCTTTTTTTGCCGTCGCCCCTATGTAATAATCTCCCAACGGCAAGCGCAAACTAACGTCGTGCCAAAAGCTGCGGAAGGAACGAGGGAGGTCGCACCCTTGCTGCTGAATCGAATCGTACTCGTCGGCGCATGGGCCGCCGCCGCCGCCCTGATGGCGTGGGCCACGCCGCGACAGCGCGTTCGCGACGCCCTCGTCGTCTTTATGTTCAAGCAGGTCATCACATGGCCGCTCGGATTGCTCGTCGTCCAATACGGCTTTCTCGCTTATCCCGTTCGGGAGTTTCCGCAAGCGACGTTCGCGAGCTTCTCCTTCGAGTATTTCATCTACCCGGCGACTTGCGTCGCTTTCACGCTGCGCTTCCCGGAACGGCGCGGCGTCTGGGCGAAGCTCGGGTGGTACGCCTTCTTCCCGACTTGGATGACGGCGCTGGAGTTCGCGATCGAACGGTATACGGATCTCGTCCGATACATTCATTGGTCGTGGCACTGGACATGGTTGACGCTCTTGATCACCTTCCATATGACGCGCATGTTTTATTGTTGGTTTATCGAAAAAGGCGCGGTCGCCCCCGCCGTTAAAGGAGGAACTTCGTCATGACGGATAAGGAACAGGATTTGTCCGCGGAACCGGCCGAGCCGGTCGAAGCCGCGGAAGCGGCGCTCGAGGAAGTCGTCGAAGAAGAGCCCGGCGAGCTTCACATCGAATGGGCGGGGTTCATTTAGAGCGAAAACGAAGCCGCTCGGCGTCCGAGCGGCTTCGTTTTCTTCTGCAGGATAAGGGGGGTGGGCTCGCTTGCGAACCCGGCGTTGGGGGACGTCTCATTGCCGCCCTCCGCGCAGCGCGTCGATCTCGCGGGTCAGCGCGAACAACCGCGCGCGATCCTCGTCGGTCAGCTCCGCCTTCGCCATTAGCGCCGTCCGCTCCAGCTCCGCGAGGCGGATCGCCGCGTCGCGGTCCCTCGCTTCCGGCGACGGCGGCGGCGCCGGATCGTCGGTCTCGTATTCCGCGAACGTCTTCTCGTGCACGCGCCACCCGCCCCCGCCGCCGGACAGCGACACGACGCGCGAGGCGACCGCCCGCAGGAAATACCGGTCGTGCGACACGGCGATCAGCGCGCCGGGGTATGCCGCGAGCGCCTCTTCCATTCGCTCCCGCGTGTCGATGTCGAGATAGTTCGTCGGCTCGTCGAGCAGCAGCAGATTCGCCCCGCTGAAGTACAGCTGTAGGAAAGCGGCGCGGCACCGCTCGCCCATACTCAGATCGCCGATGCGGCGGAAGACGTCCTCCCGCCGGAACAAGAAGCAGCCGAGAATCGTTCGCGCGAACGACTCCGTCATGTCCGGCACGCGGAGCAAGCTGTCCAGCAGCGTCTCCTCGTCCCGCAGATGCTCGAGCTGCTGCGAGAAGTAGCCGATGCGCAGCTCCGGATGGCGCCGAATCGTTCCGGCGGTCGGCATCAGCTCGCCCGTCAGCAGCCGAAGCAGCGTCGTCTTGCCGGCGCCGTTCGGCCCGACGACCGCCAGCTTGTCGCCGCGATGCACGGCGAGGCTGCCGCCCGCGAACACCGCCGCGCCGCCGTTCTCGTACCGGTATGCGACGTTCTCCGCCTGCACCAGCGTCTTCGCCTCGAACGCGCCTTCCTTGAACGCGACCTTCAGCCGGTCCGCCTCGCGGGGCTTCTCCACGCGATTCTGCTCGAGCCGCTCGAGCTCCTTCTCCTTGGCATGGTATCGCGCCGTATGCTTGTTGGCCCTGGCCGCGTAATACGGCTTCATAATGCCGAGCTCGGCTTTCGCCGCGTCGCGGCTCGCCTTCAGGTACCACTGCTGGTACATGCGGATCGACGCTTCGATGCTCTCCCGCTCTTGCTCTTGCTTGCGGTACAGCGCCGCCTGCGTCTTTCGCTCCAGCTCCTTCCGCTCCCGGAAGGCGGCGTAATTGCCCTTGTACGACTTCGCGCCGTCCGGCGTCAGCTCGACGATCCGGTCCACGACCGCGTCGAGGAACGTCCGGTCATGCGATACGACCAATACGGCGCCCGGATATTCGCGGATCCACGCTTGCAGCCAGCGAAGCGTCTCCTCGTCGAGATGATTCGTCGGCTCGTCGAGCAGCAGCGCTTTCGGCCTTCGAACGACGAGACGCGCGAGTCCGGCGCGGGTTTGCTGCCCGCCGCTTAAGGAACGGAACGGCCGCTCCCACGTCTCGGGCTGCAGCCCGACTTGGCGCAGCGCCCGTTCCACCTCGGCGTCCCACGCGTAGCCGCCGGCCGTCGCGTATGCGTCCAACGCCTCGCCGTACCGCTCCGCGGCGGCCGCCTGCGCCTCGGGCGTCGCGGCATCCCGCAGCGCCCGTTCGGCGGCCCGCTGCTCCGCCCCCGCGGCGGCGACGCGCGGGTCCGCTTCGCGCACGTAGTCGATCGCGGCTTGTTCGCCGTCGACGCGGGGATGCTGATCGAGCGAGCCCCACGACTCCGCCGGGACGAACCGCTGGATCGTGCCGCCCGTCGGCTCCTCGTCGCCGCGCAGCAGCGCCAGCAGCGTCGTCTTGCCCGCGCCGTTGCGGCCGAACAGCGCCAGCTTCTCGCCTTCGCGGACGTCCATCGTGACGCCCTTGAAGATCGTCTTGCCGTTCCACTCTTTTTCGAGGTCTTTCGTTTTCACTATAAACATATAGGTCGTTCCCCTTTGCCGTTGTCGTACGCTCCCGCCGCCGGCTTCGCCTCGGCGTTGCGGCGGCGGCGGCGCGTCGGTGCTCCGGATCCGGTCAAACGCGCCAAAAAACGCCCGGAAGCTGATCGCTCCGGGCGTTGGGGTGAACGAAACTATGGGTGCATGCATGGACGCATGGACGGAATGCGCGCGGGAAGGTTCGCCAAAAAAAAGATCGCGAACCAACGAACGTCGCATCGCTTAAAGAGTCCGGTCCCGAAGGCACACCGATTCCGCTTCCCTCCGCCATAGGCAGAGCGCTTGCCGCATCTCTCGCGTCAAGTTGTCATAAGCGTATCGAATCAGTGTTATTGCTCCATCGGTCGACGGAATCCTCCTTGCGCTTTCGCGTGCGTCTGCGTATCGGCGTTACGAACTTTGCCGACCAAGTGCATCTTACAATAGATCGCGCCGGATTGCAAGAAGGGATTATCGATCCGGGCGCCGAGGCGTCACGTGCACGATGTCCCCGAACGGGATCCACAGCGTCTCCTCCGGCGTCGTCAGCTTCACGTACCGTTCGATCGGGTCGATCTTCGCGACGACGCCGACCGTCGTCTCGTCGCCGTACGCGCCGAACGTCGTCACGGCCGTCGCGGCCCCGCTCTCGAGCGCCTCCGCGAGCGACGCGGACAGCTCCTCGACGCGCTGCTCGTCGAGCTCCGGCTTCATCCGTTCGTTCAATCTCGTGCGATGAGTGCGAATGGCCGACTTGTGCTCCGGCAGCATCATGCGCGACGCCTCCCATATGCCGTTGCCGCGCAGTTTCTTTCCTCGTGTCGTCATGATGATAAGCGCGCCTCCTTCGGTCTTTCGGTCTTTCGTTGCCGCCTGCCTTCGTTACTTGTA is drawn from Paenibacillus antri and contains these coding sequences:
- a CDS encoding YolD-like family protein — its product is MTTRGKKLRGNGIWEASRMMLPEHKSAIRTHRTRLNERMKPELDEQRVEELSASLAEALESGAATAVTTFGAYGDETTVGVVAKIDPIERYVKLTTPEETLWIPFGDIVHVTPRRPDR
- a CDS encoding CBO0543 family protein, producing the protein MLLNRIVLVGAWAAAAALMAWATPRQRVRDALVVFMFKQVITWPLGLLVVQYGFLAYPVREFPQATFASFSFEYFIYPATCVAFTLRFPERRGVWAKLGWYAFFPTWMTALEFAIERYTDLVRYIHWSWHWTWLTLLITFHMTRMFYCWFIEKGAVAPAVKGGTSS
- the abc-f gene encoding ribosomal protection-like ABC-F family protein; the encoded protein is MFIVKTKDLEKEWNGKTIFKGVTMDVREGEKLALFGRNGAGKTTLLALLRGDEEPTGGTIQRFVPAESWGSLDQHPRVDGEQAAIDYVREADPRVAAAGAEQRAAERALRDAATPEAQAAAAERYGEALDAYATAGGYAWDAEVERALRQVGLQPETWERPFRSLSGGQQTRAGLARLVVRRPKALLLDEPTNHLDEETLRWLQAWIREYPGAVLVVSHDRTFLDAVVDRIVELTPDGAKSYKGNYAAFRERKELERKTQAALYRKQEQERESIEASIRMYQQWYLKASRDAAKAELGIMKPYYAARANKHTARYHAKEKELERLEQNRVEKPREADRLKVAFKEGAFEAKTLVQAENVAYRYENGGAAVFAGGSLAVHRGDKLAVVGPNGAGKTTLLRLLTGELMPTAGTIRRHPELRIGYFSQQLEHLRDEETLLDSLLRVPDMTESFARTILGCFLFRREDVFRRIGDLSMGERCRAAFLQLYFSGANLLLLDEPTNYLDIDTRERMEEALAAYPGALIAVSHDRYFLRAVASRVVSLSGGGGGWRVHEKTFAEYETDDPAPPPSPEARDRDAAIRLAELERTALMAKAELTDEDRARLFALTREIDALRGGRQ
- the sda gene encoding sporulation histidine kinase inhibitor Sda — encoded protein: MRTLPDDALIAAYIAAVSLELEGDFIEMLHREIVRRGLTDRVYNIRDH